Below is a genomic region from Escherichia ruysiae.
ACCTTGCGGGGTGACAAAACACTCCATCGCCATCACGCCCACATAGCCCAGCTCCTGCATAATCGCCGACAGCATCTCTTCGGCTTGCGCCTGTTGCTGTGCATTGGCCTGCGGGAAAGCGACGCTGGTGCGCAAAATACCGTCCTGATGCAGGTTATGCGTCAGCGGATAAAACACCGTGCTGCCATCAAAGCCGCGCGCGCCAACCAGCGACACTTCGCCAGAGAAGTTAATGCCCTGCTCGACAATACATTCGCCGTAACACTCTGCCGGTAACTGTTCGGTTTCATCGGCGCGTAAACGCCATTGACCGCGACCGTCATAGCCACCAGTGCGACGCTTAACAATCGCCAGCTCACCTAAACGATCAAACACCGCAGGCCACTCGCTGCGAGCGGCAAGTAACTGCCACGGTGCGGTCGGCAGGTGGAGCTTATCGAAAAGTTGCTTCTGAGTCAGACGGTCGGCAATAATCGGGAACACATCGCGGTTCACAAAGGCCGGATGGCGCGCCAGCTCGCGGGTTAATGCAGTTTCCGGCCAGCGTTCGATCTCAGCGGTAATCACGCTTTGTTGAAAAGGCACCGCCGCAGGTTCAGCGTCCAGCCCGACCGGCCAGACAGCAATGCCTAACGGTTCGCCTGCCTGACGCAGCATTCGGCCTAACTGCCCGTTACCGAGGACGCAAACCTGTTTCATGCCGCACCTCGCGGATCCGGGTTTTCCAGCACTTCGTCGGTCTGAGCTTTGCGCCAGTCATTCAGACGCTGGTGCAGTTCTTTATCATGAGTCGCAAGAATTTGTGCTGCCAGCAACGCCGCGTTTGCCGCGCCCGCTTTACCAATCGCCAGCGTACCCACCGGAATGCCACGCGGCATTTGTACGATGGAGTAGAGGCTATCGACACCGCTCAGTGCGGCGCTCTGTACTGGCACGCCCAGCACCGGCACCAGCGTTTTGGCGGCAATCATGCCTGGCAGATGCGCTGCGCCGCCCGCGCCCGCAATAATCACCTGATAACCATTCTCTTCGGCGCTTTCGGCAAAGCTGAACAGTTTATCGGGGGTGCGGTGAGCAGAAACCACTTCAACGTGGTGCGGGACATTCAGGATTTCGAAGATTTCGGCGGCGAACTGCATGGTAGCCCAGTCGCTTTTGGACCCCATCACTATGGCGACACGCGCCGGATTATTGCGGGAAGACATGCGTCTAAAAACTCCTGTGGTGCACAACTCTCGGCTTTAGAGGGCACAGAGAATAGCACGGAAAGAGAGCAAGGAAAACGGTTGCGTGGCTGTGGAATCAGCAAACTTGTGCGTTATTAAAACGGGAAATGGATTAGCTCAACGTCATCCGCCGTGACTTTCACCATCGAACCTTCGGTATGCCAGGCACCCAGCACGACGCGGAAAGCAGGTTGCTGATTGGCGATGAATTCATGCACCGCCGGGCGATGGGTATGCCCGTGGATCAGCCATTGCACCTGATGCTTTTCCATCGCACTGACCACCGCGTTTTGGTTAACGTCCATGATCGCCAGCGATTTGCTGCTGTTGGCTTCTTTACTGTTCGCGCGCATTCGCGCGGCAATGCGTTTGCGTACAAACAACGGCAGGGTGAGGAATAGCGTTTGTAGCCACGGTTTGTGGACTTTGGCGCGAAAAGCCTGATAACCCGCATCATCGGTGCACAGCGTGTCGCCATGCATAATCAGCACCCGACGACCATAAAGTTCGAGCACCTTTTCTTGCGGCAATAACGTCATGCCGCTTTCACGGGCAAAGCGTTTGCCGAGCAGAAAATCACGGTTGCCATGAATGAAATAACAGGGAACGCCGGAATCGGATACCGCTTTGATTGCTGCCGCCATCTGGCGATGGAGTGGGTTGGGATCGTCGTCGCCAATCCATGCTTCAAACAGATCGCCAAGAATATACAGCGCGTCGGCCTTGCTGGCTTCTCCCGCTAAAAAACGCAGAAAACCGGCGGTGATCGCCGGTTCTTCCACGCAGAGATGAAGATCTGCAATAAAGAGTGTCGCCACGATTACTCGCTAACGGTCACGCTTTCAATGATAACGTCTTCTTTTGGCACGTCCTGGTGCATACCGCTACGACCGGTTGCAACACCTTTGATTTTGTCTACCACGTCCATGCCTTCAACCACTTCAGCAAACACGCAGTAACCCCAACCTTGCAGGCTTTCGCCAGAGAAGTTCAGGAAGTCGTTATCAACCACGTTGATGAAGAACTGTGCAGTTGCAGAGTGCGGAGCCTGAGTACGGGCCATTGCCAGCGTACCACGGGTATTTTTCAGGCCGTTGTTGGCTTCGTTTTTGATCGGTTCTTTGGTGGCTTTTTGTTTCATGCCCGGTTCAAAACCGCCGCCCTGAATCATAAAACCGTTGATAACACGGTGGAAAATGGTGTTGTTGTAAAAACCTTCGCGGCAGTAGTCCAGGAAGTTTTTAACTGTTTCAGGTGCTTTATCGTCAAAAGTTTTGATGACAATATCGCCGTGATTGGTGTGGAAAGTAACCATTTTTGCATCCTGTTCCGTTTGATTGGTGCTTCAACCCGGTTCGGGTCATATATAGGGTGGTGTTATAGCATAACCGCACGATCGGATCATCTCGCAATGTATGCTGAATCGCGCGGGAAATATGGGTATTATACGCAACTCAATTACCCACACATGTCTAAACGGAATCTTCGATGCTAAAAATCTTCAATACTCTGACACGCCAAAAAGAGGAATTTAAGCCTATTCACGCCGGGGAAGTCGGCATGTACGTGTGTGGAATCACCGTTTACGACCTCTGTCATATCGGTCACGGGCGTACCTTTGTTGCCTTTGACGTGGTTGCACGCTACCTGCGTTTCCTCGGCTACAAGCTGAAGTATGTGCGCAACATTACCGATATCGACGATAAAATCATCAAACGCGCCAATGAAAATGGCGAAAGCTTTGTGGCGCTGGTGGATCGCATGATCGCCGAAATGCACAAAGATTTTGATGCTTTGAACATTCTGCGCCCGGATATGGAGCCACGCGCGACGCACCATATCGCAGAAATTATTGAACTCACTGAGCAACTGATCGCCAAAGGTCACGCTTATGTGGCGGACAACGGCGACGTGATGTTCGACGTACCGACCGATCCAACTTATGGCGTGCTGTCGCGTCAGGATCTTGACCAGCTGCAGGCAGGCGCGCGCGTTGACGTGGTCGACGACAAACGCAACCCGATGGACTTCGTTCTGTGGAAGATGTCTAAAGAGGGCGAACCAAGCTGGCCGTCTCCGTGGGGCGCGGGGCGTCCAGGCTGGCACATTGAGTGTTCAGCAATGAACTGCAAACAGTTGGGTAACCACTTTGATATCCATGGCGGCGGTTCTGACCTGATGTTCCCGCACCACGAGAACGAAATTGCCCAGTCCACCTGTGCGCATGATGGTCAGTATGTAAACTACTGGATGCACTCCGGCATGGTGATGGTTGACCGCGAGAAGATGTCCAAATCGCTGGGTAACTTCTTTACCGTGCGCGATGTGCTGAAATACTACGACGCGGAAACC
It encodes:
- the purK gene encoding 5-(carboxyamino)imidazole ribonucleotide synthase, which translates into the protein MKQVCVLGNGQLGRMLRQAGEPLGIAVWPVGLDAEPAAVPFQQSVITAEIERWPETALTRELARHPAFVNRDVFPIIADRLTQKQLFDKLHLPTAPWQLLAARSEWPAVFDRLGELAIVKRRTGGYDGRGQWRLRADETEQLPAECYGECIVEQGINFSGEVSLVGARGFDGSTVFYPLTHNLHQDGILRTSVAFPQANAQQQAQAEEMLSAIMQELGYVGVMAMECFVTPQGLLINELAPRVHNSGHWTQNGASISQFELHLRAITDLPLPQPVVNSPSVMINLIGSDVNYDWLKLPLVHLHWYDKEVRPGRKVGHLNLTDSDTSRLTATLEALIPLLPPEYASGVIWAQNKFS
- the cysS gene encoding cysteine--tRNA ligase, yielding MLKIFNTLTRQKEEFKPIHAGEVGMYVCGITVYDLCHIGHGRTFVAFDVVARYLRFLGYKLKYVRNITDIDDKIIKRANENGESFVALVDRMIAEMHKDFDALNILRPDMEPRATHHIAEIIELTEQLIAKGHAYVADNGDVMFDVPTDPTYGVLSRQDLDQLQAGARVDVVDDKRNPMDFVLWKMSKEGEPSWPSPWGAGRPGWHIECSAMNCKQLGNHFDIHGGGSDLMFPHHENEIAQSTCAHDGQYVNYWMHSGMVMVDREKMSKSLGNFFTVRDVLKYYDAETVRYFLMSGHYRSQLNYSEENLKQARAALERLYTALRGTDKTVAPAGGEAFEARFIEAMDDDFNTPEAYSVLFDMAREVNRLKAEDMTAANAMASHLRKLSAVLGLLEQEPEAFLQSGAQADDSEVAEIEALIQQRLDARKAKDWAAADAARDRLNEMGIVLEDGPQGTTWRRK
- the lpxH gene encoding UDP-2,3-diacylglucosamine diphosphatase encodes the protein MATLFIADLHLCVEEPAITAGFLRFLAGEASKADALYILGDLFEAWIGDDDPNPLHRQMAAAIKAVSDSGVPCYFIHGNRDFLLGKRFARESGMTLLPQEKVLELYGRRVLIMHGDTLCTDDAGYQAFRAKVHKPWLQTLFLTLPLFVRKRIAARMRANSKEANSSKSLAIMDVNQNAVVSAMEKHQVQWLIHGHTHRPAVHEFIANQQPAFRVVLGAWHTEGSMVKVTADDVELIHFPF
- the purE gene encoding 5-(carboxyamino)imidazole ribonucleotide mutase, which produces MSSRNNPARVAIVMGSKSDWATMQFAAEIFEILNVPHHVEVVSAHRTPDKLFSFAESAEENGYQVIIAGAGGAAHLPGMIAAKTLVPVLGVPVQSAALSGVDSLYSIVQMPRGIPVGTLAIGKAGAANAALLAAQILATHDKELHQRLNDWRKAQTDEVLENPDPRGAA
- the ppiB gene encoding peptidylprolyl isomerase B — protein: MVTFHTNHGDIVIKTFDDKAPETVKNFLDYCREGFYNNTIFHRVINGFMIQGGGFEPGMKQKATKEPIKNEANNGLKNTRGTLAMARTQAPHSATAQFFINVVDNDFLNFSGESLQGWGYCVFAEVVEGMDVVDKIKGVATGRSGMHQDVPKEDVIIESVTVSE